A single window of Anaerocolumna chitinilytica DNA harbors:
- a CDS encoding B12-binding domain-containing radical SAM protein — protein MAEWRLFVKILLVGINAKYIHSNLAIRSLRNYASPYKESISLAEYTINQYTNDILTDIYKQKPDFIGFSCYIWNFEMIKKLGREMKKVLPHTSLWLGGPEVSYDPLEVMEEQPWIDGIMCGEGEETFLELMYHYIGGRGVLQDIRGICYRREDGSKKLTFPRKEMDMDAIPFPYEELASLENKIIYYESGRGCPYSCSYCLSSENKKVRFRDLSRVKEELSFFLQHKVPQVKFVDRTFNCNHHHAMEIWRFLKENDNGETNFHFEIAGELLKEEELALLNTLREGLVQLEIGVQSANEVTLDAIRRKMSLDRIREVVDRIQKGKNIHIHLDLIAGLPYEDYSSFKASFNEVYSMKPDQLQLGFLKVLKGSYLYQEKEKWGIVYQEEPPYEVLYTDWISFDEILLLKQVESMTEIYYNSGQFEYTLTYLMHFFETPFDFFMELGNFYEQKGLFSLNSSRMGRYEALLEFFEANRREKAGEESEKDVETLKQLMVHDLYCREKLKSRPAFADPCEQYKKLYQDFYRDRDKLEKYFEGQISDAQEIKGSLHIEHYPVDLYRSAEHGITVSEEQFILYDYKHRNPLNKQARQIQLDWKGCDC, from the coding sequence ATGGCAGAATGGCGGTTGTTTGTGAAAATCTTATTGGTAGGAATTAATGCAAAATATATACACTCAAATTTAGCAATACGCAGTTTAAGAAACTATGCATCTCCCTATAAGGAGAGCATTTCCTTGGCAGAATATACGATAAATCAGTACACCAACGATATACTAACAGATATTTATAAGCAAAAACCGGACTTTATCGGGTTTTCCTGCTATATCTGGAATTTTGAGATGATTAAAAAGCTTGGCAGGGAAATGAAGAAGGTACTTCCCCATACCAGCCTATGGCTTGGAGGACCGGAGGTTTCTTACGACCCGCTGGAAGTGATGGAGGAACAGCCCTGGATAGATGGGATTATGTGCGGCGAAGGGGAGGAGACCTTTCTGGAGCTGATGTATCATTATATTGGCGGAAGAGGAGTTTTACAGGACATCAGAGGCATCTGTTATCGGAGAGAGGATGGCAGCAAAAAGCTGACATTCCCAAGAAAAGAGATGGATATGGATGCGATTCCCTTTCCCTATGAAGAGCTTGCAAGTCTTGAGAATAAGATAATCTATTATGAATCCGGCAGAGGCTGCCCATATTCCTGCAGCTATTGCCTTTCCTCAGAAAATAAAAAGGTGCGTTTTCGAGACCTTAGCAGAGTGAAAGAAGAACTTTCCTTTTTTCTTCAACATAAGGTACCTCAGGTAAAGTTTGTAGACAGGACTTTCAACTGTAATCATCACCATGCGATGGAAATCTGGAGGTTTTTAAAGGAAAATGACAATGGAGAGACTAATTTTCATTTTGAGATAGCGGGTGAATTATTAAAGGAAGAGGAACTGGCTTTATTAAATACTCTGAGAGAAGGACTGGTACAGTTAGAGATAGGAGTACAGTCAGCAAATGAAGTTACTCTGGATGCAATCAGACGTAAGATGAGCCTTGACAGAATCCGAGAAGTAGTTGATAGGATACAAAAGGGGAAGAACATTCATATTCACCTGGATTTGATTGCAGGTCTTCCTTATGAAGATTATAGCTCCTTTAAAGCCTCCTTTAATGAGGTATACTCCATGAAACCCGACCAGCTGCAGTTAGGGTTCCTTAAGGTACTGAAAGGTTCCTATCTCTACCAGGAAAAAGAGAAGTGGGGTATTGTATACCAGGAAGAACCTCCCTATGAAGTTCTATATACGGACTGGATTTCTTTTGATGAGATTCTCTTGTTAAAACAAGTAGAGAGTATGACAGAGATATATTACAACAGTGGACAGTTTGAGTACACACTTACTTACCTGATGCACTTTTTTGAGACGCCTTTTGATTTCTTTATGGAACTTGGGAACTTTTATGAACAAAAGGGATTATTCTCTCTCAATTCCTCCAGGATGGGGAGATATGAAGCTCTTCTGGAATTCTTTGAAGCTAATAGAAGGGAAAAGGCAGGAGAGGAATCGGAAAAGGACGTTGAGACATTAAAACAGCTTATGGTACATGACCTTTACTGCAGGGAGAAATTAAAGAGCAGACCTGCCTTTGCAGACCCCTGTGAACAGTATAAGAAGCTATATCAGGACTTTTACAGAGACAGAGATAAGCTTGAGAAGTATTTTGAAGGACAGATTTCAGATGCCCAGGAGATAAAGGGCAGCCTGCATATTGAGCATTATCCCGTGGACCTCTATCGCAGTGCAGAACATGGGATTACAGTATCCGAAGAGCAGTTTATATTATATGATTACAAACATCGTAATCCCCTTAACAAACAAGCCAGACAGATACAGCTGGATTGGAAAGGATGTGACTGTTAA
- a CDS encoding 3'-5' exonuclease, whose translation MSKEDKITSFVCFDIETTGLSPEEDYIIEIGAVKVREGRITEYFNELIKPPVELPEKITQLTGITEEMLLTAENQAKVIPRFLEFAGDDILMGHNIMFDYSFIKVGAERLGIPFEKNGIDTLKISRGTLSEGESKSLSNLCARYKVVNPSAHRAFHDAKATAVVYAHLCNEFFADYSKLFMPAALNYKVKKTQPITSKQKNYLNDLLKYHKIEYIAQIDELTRSEASRLIDKIILNKGRINEVF comes from the coding sequence ATGAGTAAAGAAGACAAGATAACCTCCTTCGTGTGTTTTGACATTGAGACAACCGGCCTTTCCCCGGAGGAGGACTACATAATTGAAATCGGTGCAGTCAAAGTAAGGGAAGGCAGAATAACGGAGTATTTCAACGAACTGATAAAACCGCCGGTGGAGCTGCCGGAAAAGATAACGCAGCTTACGGGAATTACAGAAGAGATGCTTTTAACGGCTGAGAACCAGGCTAAGGTAATACCCAGATTCCTGGAATTTGCCGGAGATGATATCTTAATGGGGCATAATATCATGTTTGACTACAGCTTTATAAAAGTGGGGGCGGAGCGCCTTGGTATACCCTTTGAAAAAAACGGTATTGATACACTTAAGATCAGCAGAGGTACCTTAAGCGAAGGAGAAAGTAAAAGCCTTTCGAATCTTTGTGCACGTTATAAGGTGGTTAATCCCAGTGCCCACAGAGCTTTTCATGATGCCAAGGCCACAGCTGTGGTCTATGCCCATCTGTGCAATGAATTCTTTGCTGATTACAGCAAGCTTTTTATGCCGGCAGCTTTAAATTATAAAGTGAAAAAAACACAGCCTATTACTTCCAAACAAAAAAATTACTTGAATGATTTGCTAAAATATCATAAGATAGAGTATATAGCTCAGATAGACGAGTTAACAAGAAGCGAAGCATCCAGGCTGATTGATAAAATTATCCTGAACAAAGGCAGAATAAACGAAGTGTTTTGA
- a CDS encoding AIR synthase family protein, which yields MQIGKVSEPILKRSVLKQLNHRRDEVLLGPGIGIDCSAVGIAEEEAFLLTSNPVTYYQELPAMIAVHSAASDITAAGGEMIGILLNILLPEGSPEALLQNMIKETEKLCELYHAEIMGGHSEITSSVNQPVITVTGVGKIRRSRVTASAGVLPGDEIVMTKWAGLLGTAILAKTHLKELTTRYNKDFIENAVEFFQLLPTDKEAQLSENSEVKLMHNASGGGIFGCLWELGARTGLGLTADLNKIPIKQETIEICEFFDINPYQLQGGGSLLLVTGKGNELAEKLCDNGIPAAVIGRFTQDLSRTVRNQEEKRYLEPPKSDELYRIKVVK from the coding sequence ATGCAGATTGGAAAAGTATCAGAACCGATATTAAAGCGTTCTGTGTTAAAACAATTAAATCATAGAAGAGATGAAGTGCTTTTAGGTCCTGGCATTGGTATAGACTGCAGTGCTGTTGGTATAGCGGAAGAAGAGGCTTTTTTACTTACCTCTAACCCTGTAACCTATTATCAGGAATTGCCTGCAATGATTGCTGTACATAGTGCTGCCAGTGACATTACGGCAGCAGGAGGTGAAATGATAGGAATCCTCCTTAACATTCTATTGCCTGAAGGTTCACCGGAAGCTTTACTGCAGAATATGATAAAAGAAACTGAAAAGCTCTGTGAACTATATCATGCTGAAATCATGGGAGGCCATAGTGAAATAACCTCCAGTGTTAATCAACCGGTAATAACTGTGACCGGAGTGGGTAAGATACGTCGCAGCAGGGTTACCGCATCCGCGGGCGTCCTGCCCGGAGATGAGATTGTAATGACAAAGTGGGCAGGTCTTTTAGGCACTGCTATCCTTGCCAAAACACATTTAAAGGAACTTACAACCAGATATAATAAAGATTTCATCGAGAATGCCGTTGAGTTCTTTCAGCTTTTGCCAACGGACAAAGAAGCACAGCTTTCTGAGAATTCAGAGGTAAAACTTATGCATAATGCATCGGGCGGAGGAATTTTTGGCTGTCTTTGGGAATTAGGTGCTCGGACTGGGTTAGGATTAACCGCAGATTTAAACAAGATTCCAATCAAACAGGAAACGATAGAAATCTGTGAGTTTTTTGATATTAATCCGTATCAGCTCCAAGGAGGCGGTTCTCTTTTACTGGTAACCGGGAAAGGAAATGAACTGGCAGAGAAATTATGCGATAATGGCATACCGGCGGCTGTTATCGGAAGATTTACACAGGATTTAAGCAGGACAGTACGGAACCAGGAGGAGAAACGATATCTGGAACCCCCGAAGAGTGATGAACTTTATAGAATTAAAGTTGTAAAATAA
- a CDS encoding VanW family protein — protein MVKSKNMIRMMFLVSLFLLWAGSFTKVFAADENEVITNGVFIDSVDISGMTKEEAAKAVEDYVNTLKGKTITVDIKGDKEQITAADLGFSYKENNYIEEALKIGKFGNLIEQYKELKDTQENKLTYKLEFSIDEAKLKTFAKKKLSSHNAKAVNATVTRKNGEFVYTDEIVGQKVDTKSTMTAIKDALLNNWTGDNIGISADVKEQDPKYTREMVEKCDTVLGSFQTTYATSSEDRAANLANGAKLINNTVLYPGEVFSAYEKLAPFTTANGYYQAGAYSNGKLVDSIGGGACQVTTTLYNAVLYSELEVVERSSHSMTISYVDLSRDAAIAGTWKNLRFKNNTDAPIVIEASTYGRTIYFKIWGHETRDTKNRKIKFETVILGQKQPGADVVTKDPNQPTTYEYTTQSAHIGYTAALYKVVYENGKEVSRKKINSSVYNPSPRYVTVGTKKVEEPDKNAGGDNKDNGKTSSSGEVEEVPTWSGDSNNNSTTNDNTGSDSRDNSDSTEEDGSGF, from the coding sequence ATGGTTAAAAGCAAAAATATGATAAGAATGATGTTTTTAGTTTCATTATTCCTATTATGGGCTGGCAGCTTTACAAAGGTTTTTGCTGCAGATGAGAATGAAGTAATAACGAATGGAGTTTTTATAGATTCCGTAGATATAAGCGGTATGACAAAAGAAGAGGCTGCGAAAGCAGTAGAAGATTATGTGAATACACTGAAGGGAAAAACAATAACCGTTGATATTAAAGGTGATAAAGAGCAAATCACAGCCGCAGATCTGGGTTTTTCCTATAAAGAGAACAATTATATTGAAGAAGCTTTAAAGATTGGTAAATTCGGAAATCTGATAGAGCAGTACAAGGAATTAAAGGATACCCAGGAAAATAAGCTCACATATAAGTTGGAGTTTTCCATAGATGAGGCTAAATTAAAGACATTTGCCAAGAAGAAGCTTTCCAGCCATAATGCAAAGGCAGTGAATGCAACGGTAACCAGAAAAAACGGAGAGTTTGTTTATACGGATGAAATAGTAGGGCAGAAGGTAGATACGAAGTCTACCATGACAGCGATTAAAGATGCTTTATTAAATAATTGGACAGGGGACAATATCGGTATCAGCGCTGATGTAAAGGAGCAGGATCCCAAATATACCAGAGAGATGGTTGAAAAGTGTGATACAGTACTTGGAAGCTTTCAGACAACTTATGCCACCTCCTCAGAAGACAGGGCAGCAAACCTTGCAAATGGTGCAAAACTTATTAATAATACCGTCTTATACCCGGGAGAAGTTTTCTCTGCTTATGAAAAGCTGGCACCTTTTACTACAGCAAACGGATATTATCAGGCCGGAGCCTACTCAAACGGTAAATTGGTCGATTCCATCGGAGGCGGTGCCTGCCAGGTAACTACTACACTTTACAACGCAGTATTATATTCAGAGTTGGAGGTTGTAGAACGCTCCTCCCATTCCATGACCATAAGCTATGTTGATTTATCCAGAGATGCTGCTATTGCAGGAACCTGGAAGAATTTAAGATTTAAGAATAATACGGATGCGCCGATAGTTATTGAAGCCTCCACTTATGGCAGAACCATCTATTTTAAAATCTGGGGTCATGAAACCAGGGATACAAAGAATAGAAAGATTAAGTTCGAAACGGTTATTTTAGGTCAGAAGCAGCCTGGTGCGGATGTAGTAACAAAAGACCCGAATCAGCCTACCACTTATGAATATACTACACAGTCAGCCCATATCGGATATACGGCAGCACTTTATAAAGTAGTATATGAAAATGGAAAGGAAGTAAGCCGTAAAAAAATAAATTCCAGTGTATATAATCCGTCACCCAGATATGTAACTGTCGGTACCAAAAAGGTAGAAGAACCGGATAAAAATGCCGGAGGCGATAACAAGGATAATGGAAAGACATCTTCTTCCGGAGAAGTAGAAGAAGTACCTACATGGTCCGGAGACAGCAATAACAACAGTACCACCAATGACAATACAGGAAGCGATTCCCGCGACAATAGCGATAGTACCGAGGAGGATGGTTCAGGCTTTTAA
- the nth gene encoding endonuclease III, whose protein sequence is MAAKRITKQEKERITKILSLLDEHYTTEYKCYLDHETPWQLLIATILSAQCTDARVNMVTKDLYKKYRSLEDFAAADLKELEQDIHSTGFYHNKAKNIIECAKTLVTEYGGIVPSDIDALTKLAGVGRKTANVIRGNVYHEPSIVVDTHVKRISGKLGFTKEEDPVKIEFELMKILPKDHWILYNLQIIAHGRSICTARNPKCRECFLFNLCRWEGKNDE, encoded by the coding sequence ATGGCAGCGAAAAGAATAACAAAGCAGGAGAAGGAGCGGATAACTAAGATACTTTCTCTGCTGGATGAACACTATACGACAGAATACAAGTGTTATTTGGATCATGAGACTCCCTGGCAGCTATTAATTGCCACAATTCTAAGTGCCCAATGTACGGATGCAAGGGTTAATATGGTTACAAAGGATTTGTATAAAAAGTACCGGAGTCTGGAGGATTTTGCAGCAGCGGACTTAAAGGAACTGGAGCAGGATATTCATAGCACAGGATTCTACCATAATAAGGCGAAGAATATTATAGAATGCGCAAAGACACTGGTAACAGAGTACGGGGGCATTGTTCCCAGTGATATCGATGCCCTTACAAAACTTGCGGGAGTAGGCAGAAAGACAGCCAACGTTATCAGGGGAAATGTATATCATGAACCTAGTATTGTAGTAGATACTCATGTGAAACGTATATCCGGTAAGCTTGGTTTCACAAAAGAAGAAGACCCGGTTAAAATTGAATTTGAGCTAATGAAGATACTGCCGAAAGATCATTGGATTTTATATAATCTCCAGATTATAGCACATGGCAGAAGCATCTGTACTGCCAGAAATCCAAAGTGCAGGGAATGCTTCCTGTTCAACCTTTGCAGATGGGAGGGTAAGAACGATGAGTAA
- a CDS encoding aminotransferase class I/II-fold pyridoxal phosphate-dependent enzyme, translating to MRDPLSKKVVTIEPSGIRKYFDIVSEMKDAISLGVGEPDFDTPWHIREEGIYSLEKGKTFYTSNSGLKELKMEICRYLSRRFDLYYDYEREAVVTVGGSEAIDIALRAMLDPGDEVLVPQPSYVSYVPCVVLAGGTPVIIELQEKDEFKLTKESLIESITDKTKVLVLPFPNNPTGSIMTREDLAEIVPLIIEKDLLVVSDEIYSELTYGSKHVSIAEFPGMKERTIVINGFSKSYAMTGWRLGYAVGPAVIIEQMIKIHQFAIMCAPTTSQYAAVEALKNGDGDVEVMREAYDQRRNYLVKTFNEIGLTCFEPYGAFYVFPSIKSLGMTSDEFATKLLLEEKVAVVPGTAFGGCGEGFLRISYAYSIDNLKHAMERIERFVKNHRR from the coding sequence GTGAGAGACCCATTATCAAAGAAAGTTGTAACCATAGAGCCTTCGGGCATACGTAAGTATTTTGATATTGTCAGTGAAATGAAGGATGCTATATCCCTTGGTGTGGGAGAACCCGATTTTGATACTCCCTGGCACATCAGAGAAGAAGGAATTTATTCTCTCGAAAAGGGAAAGACCTTCTATACCTCCAATTCCGGTTTAAAAGAATTGAAAATGGAAATCTGCCGTTATTTAAGCCGTAGATTTGACCTTTATTATGATTATGAACGAGAGGCTGTCGTAACAGTAGGCGGCAGTGAAGCCATTGATATTGCTCTTAGGGCAATGTTAGATCCCGGAGATGAGGTATTAGTTCCTCAGCCTAGTTATGTATCTTATGTACCCTGTGTGGTATTAGCCGGCGGAACGCCTGTTATCATTGAGCTGCAGGAAAAAGATGAATTTAAGTTAACAAAGGAAAGCCTGATAGAGAGTATAACAGACAAGACAAAGGTATTGGTGCTGCCCTTTCCCAACAATCCAACCGGCTCCATTATGACAAGGGAGGATTTGGCGGAGATCGTACCGTTAATTATCGAAAAGGACTTACTTGTTGTATCCGATGAAATTTACTCAGAACTTACTTATGGCAGCAAGCATGTATCCATTGCCGAATTCCCCGGTATGAAGGAAAGAACCATTGTAATTAACGGTTTCTCCAAGTCTTATGCCATGACGGGCTGGAGACTTGGTTATGCGGTGGGACCTGCAGTTATTATTGAGCAGATGATAAAGATTCACCAGTTTGCCATTATGTGTGCACCGACCACCAGCCAGTATGCGGCAGTTGAGGCCCTTAAAAACGGGGATGGAGATGTGGAAGTAATGAGAGAGGCTTATGACCAGAGAAGAAATTATCTGGTAAAGACCTTTAATGAAATTGGTCTTACCTGTTTTGAACCTTATGGTGCCTTTTATGTTTTTCCCAGCATTAAAAGCCTTGGTATGACCTCCGATGAATTTGCCACAAAGCTGTTATTGGAAGAAAAGGTCGCTGTGGTTCCGGGTACAGCCTTTGGCGGCTGCGGAGAAGGGTTTCTTCGTATTTCCTATGCTTACTCCATTGACAATCTAAAGCATGCCATGGAAAGAATTGAACGGTTTGTAAAGAATCACCGCAGATAA
- a CDS encoding putative ABC transporter permease — translation MLKIYNNSLKYILFFFIGGFTYCGIETLFRGYSHISMLIAGGVCFLLIDYINQRYKYEIPLAGRMFLSSLIITAVEFLAGLIVNLWMHLNVWDYSALPLNAWGQICPLFSLIWFVLSAPAIWVDNYLQNKISSTKMTE, via the coding sequence ATGCTCAAAATATATAATAACAGTTTAAAATATATACTTTTTTTCTTTATTGGCGGCTTTACCTATTGCGGAATTGAAACTCTTTTTCGCGGATATTCCCATATCTCCATGCTGATAGCCGGTGGTGTATGTTTTCTTCTTATTGACTATATAAATCAAAGATACAAATATGAAATTCCCTTGGCAGGGAGAATGTTTCTTTCTTCCTTAATCATCACGGCAGTGGAATTTTTAGCGGGTTTAATCGTAAATCTGTGGATGCATTTAAATGTTTGGGATTACTCGGCACTTCCCTTAAATGCCTGGGGGCAGATCTGCCCGCTCTTTAGTCTGATATGGTTTGTATTATCAGCACCTGCAATCTGGGTGGACAATTATTTGCAGAATAAAATAAGCAGTACCAAAATGACAGAATAA
- a CDS encoding tRNA (cytidine(34)-2'-O)-methyltransferase, with protein sequence MNIVLLEPEIPANTGNIGRTCVAAGARLHLIKPLGFSLDEKEIKRAGLDYWKDLDVTIYENYEDFLSKNPGAKVYMATTKALKVYTEAAYEPDCYIMFGKESAGIPEEILLDNKENAIRIPMMGDIRSLNLANSVAIVLYEALRQNDFSGMRLAGKLHRHSWDEA encoded by the coding sequence ATGAATATTGTATTACTGGAACCGGAAATCCCTGCAAATACGGGAAATATCGGACGTACCTGTGTTGCAGCGGGAGCAAGGCTCCACTTGATAAAGCCCCTTGGCTTCTCCCTGGATGAAAAGGAGATAAAGAGGGCAGGACTGGATTACTGGAAGGACCTTGATGTGACCATATATGAGAACTATGAGGACTTTCTATCTAAAAATCCCGGAGCCAAGGTTTATATGGCGACAACAAAGGCTTTAAAAGTGTATACGGAAGCCGCCTATGAACCGGACTGCTACATTATGTTTGGTAAGGAGAGTGCCGGTATACCGGAAGAGATTCTCTTAGATAATAAGGAGAATGCTATCCGGATTCCCATGATGGGAGATATCCGCTCCTTAAACCTTGCAAATTCGGTAGCAATTGTTTTATATGAGGCATTAAGACAAAATGACTTCTCCGGTATGCGCCTTGCAGGGAAACTGCACCGCCATTCCTGGGATGAGGCATAA
- a CDS encoding Lrp/AsnC family transcriptional regulator, with translation MLKEKILQAIDKNSKLTPQDLAAMLNSTEEEVEVAIKELEEQSIICGYPTLINWDNTESEKVTALIEVKVTPQRGQGFDKIAERIYKFDEVESVYLMSGGFDLTVIIEGKSMREVANFVSSKLAPMEAVLSTATHFVLKKYKEHGLPLVHETKDERMLITP, from the coding sequence ATGTTAAAAGAGAAGATATTACAAGCGATAGATAAGAATAGTAAACTTACACCACAGGATTTGGCAGCTATGTTAAATTCCACGGAGGAAGAAGTTGAAGTTGCCATAAAGGAATTGGAAGAACAGTCTATCATCTGCGGTTATCCAACCTTAATCAATTGGGACAATACAGAGAGTGAGAAAGTAACAGCTTTAATTGAGGTAAAGGTGACACCGCAGAGAGGTCAGGGTTTTGATAAAATTGCGGAAAGAATCTATAAGTTTGATGAAGTGGAATCTGTTTATCTCATGTCCGGTGGTTTCGATCTTACGGTAATCATCGAAGGAAAGAGTATGAGAGAAGTTGCTAATTTCGTATCCAGTAAATTGGCACCTATGGAAGCGGTTCTAAGTACTGCCACCCATTTTGTTCTGAAGAAATATAAGGAACATGGACTTCCCCTTGTTCATGAAACAAAGGATGAAAGGATGCTGATTACACCGTGA